One stretch of Juglans microcarpa x Juglans regia isolate MS1-56 chromosome 3D, Jm3101_v1.0, whole genome shotgun sequence DNA includes these proteins:
- the LOC121254412 gene encoding F-box/FBD/LRR-repeat protein At1g13570 isoform X4 — MGDSSNLDLISDLPQSIIESILTRLPIRDAVRTSFLSSKFRYRWAALTHLVFDEDCVPLSNDRALFEDKLINFITRALFLHQGPIHKFQLCTSYLQSCPEIDQWILFLSRKDIKELVLELGESEWIRIPSCLFKCNKLICLELFRCELDPPPTFKGFMCLKTLNLYQVFVASDAIESLISSCPLLENLSLSYSDSLTLNIYAPNLKYLCLEGEFKDICLQNTPLLIAMSVAMYMTEDIAEHMQQSSSCNFIKLLGSVPYLEKLTGRIYFTKYLSIGDDRGRLSVTYSHLKIIELYQVSFEDMKEILVVLHLITNSPNLKELQISGSSNTLAAMEATDLDFWDKECPSPCLFERLKVVKMTEMSGVPHEMEFIKFLLERSPVLEVMSIMPCPSVMDGRLNMLIELVRFRRASARAEILFIQC, encoded by the exons ATGGGTGATTCTTCAAATCTGGATTTGATAAGCGATCTTCCTCAAAGCATTATAGAGAGCATTCTCACACGGTTACCAATAAGAGATGCAGTAAGAACAAGTTTTTTATCTAGTAAGTTTAGGTACAGATGGGCTGCACTCACTCATCTTGTATTTGATGAAGACTGTGTTCCTTTATCCAATGACCGAGCTCTTTTTGAGGATAAGCTTATAAACTTTATTACTCGGGCTCTATTTCTTCACCAAGGACCAATTCACAAGTTCCAGCTTTGTACTTCATACTTGCAAAGTTGCCCAGAGATAGATCAATGGATACTTTTCCTTTCAAGGAAAGATATCAAGGAATTGGTCCTTGAATTAGGAGAAAGTGAGTGGATCAGGATACCTTCATGTCTTTTCAAATGTAACAAATTAATTTGTCTGGAGCTGTTTCGTTGTGAACTGGACCCGCCTCCTACTTTTAAAGGATTTATGTGTTTGAAGACCCTTAATCTGTACCAAGTTTTTGTTGCCTCCGATGCAATTGAAAGTCTTATTTCGAGTTGCCCTCTTCTTGAGAATCTATCACTCTCTTACTCGGATAGTTTAACTCTAAATATTTACGCTCCAAATCTCAAGTACCTGTGCCTTGAAGGTGAATTCAAAGACATATGTCTTCAAAATACTCCTCTTCTTATTGCAATGTCTGTTGCTATGTATATGACCGAGGACATTGCCGAACACATGCAGCAAAGTTCAAGTTGCAATTTTATCAAGCTGCTTGGCAGTGTACCTTATCTTGAAAAGCTCACTGGGCGTATCTACTTCACAAAG TACTTAAGTATAGGTGATGATCGAGGAAGACTTTCAGTTACATATAGCCATTTGAAGATTATCGAATTATATCAAGTAAGTTTTGAAGATATGAAAGAGATACTTGTTGTTCTCCACTTGATTACGAACTCTCCTAATTTGAAGGAACTTCAAATCTCG GGTTCCTCAAACACACTAGCTGCTATGGAAGCAACTGATTTGGATTTTTGGGATAAAGAATGCCCTTCGCCTTGCTTATTTGAGAGACTTAAAGTTGTGAAGATGACAGAGATGTCAGGGGTACCACATGAAATGGAatttatcaagtttttgcttGAAAGGTCTCCAGTGCTCGAGGTAATGAGTATCATGCCTTGTCCATCTGTTATGGACGGAAGATTGAATATGTTGATTGAGTTGGTGAGGTTTCGCCGGGCTTCTGCACGAgcagaaattttattcatccaATGCTAA
- the LOC121254419 gene encoding protein NSP-INTERACTING KINASE 1-like, whose product MERREDAVLCFVALLCLWTSATGLLSPKGVNYEVQALMGIRDSLEDPHNVLDNWDETAVDPCSWAMVTCSPDGLVIGLGTPSQSLSGTLSPAIANLTNLQIVLLQNNNISGRIPTELGRLQKLQTLDLSNNFFTGQVPNTLYHMKSLQYLRLNNNSLSGAIPSTLANVTQLSFLDLSYNNLSGPVPKFHVKSFSVAGNPLICATRSEECSGTTSLLPSFTSNNLQKTQPSGTTKGQKIALAFGSSLGCVCLLLLGFGFLFWWRQRHNQQIFFDVYEQHHEQLCLGNLRRFQFRELQIATNNFSSKNLIGKGGFGNVYKGYLEDGMVVAVKRLKDGNAIGGEVQFQTEVEMISLAVHRNLLRLYGFCMTATERLLVYPYMSNGSVAFRLKAKPALDWVTRKRIALGAARGLLYLHEQCDPKIIHRDVKAANILLDDYCEAVVGDFGLAKLLDHCDSHVTTAVRGTVGHIAPEYLSTGQSSEKTDVFGFGILLLELISGQRALEFGKAANQKGAMLDWVKKIHQEKKLDMLVDKDLKSNYDRIELEEMAQVALLCTQNLPSHRPKMSEVVRMLEGDGLAEKWEASQRVESTRCRANEFSSSERYSDLTDDSSLLAQAMELSGPR is encoded by the exons ATGGAAAGGAGAGAGGATgctgttttgtgttttgtggcTTTGTTATGCTTATGGACTTCAGCAACTGGCTTGCTTTCTCCCAAAGGTGTCAACTATGAAG TTCAAGCTTTGATGGGCATCAGAGACTCTCTGGAGGATCCTCACAATGTTCTTGATAATTGGGATGAGACAGCTGTGGATCCATGTAGTTGGGCTATGGTCACCTGCTCTCCTGATGGTTTGGTCATTGGCCT AGGAACTCCAAGCCAGAGCTTGTCCGGTACTCTGTCACCAGCCATCGCCAACTTGACAAATCTCCAGATTGT GCTCCTGCAGAACAACAATATATCAGGAAGAATCCCCACTGAGCTTGGGAGACTTCAAAAGCTTCAAACACTTGATCTTTCTAATAACTTCTTCACTGGTCAAGTTCCCAATACTCTATACCACATGAAAAGCCTTCAATACCT GAGGCTAAACAATAACAGTCTCTCTGGAGCAATTCCTTCAACTTTGGCTAACGTGACCCAGCTTTCTTTTCT GGATCTGTCTTATAACAATTTGAGTGGTCCCGTACCCAAGTTTCACGTTAAGTCATTCAG TGTTGCTGGAAACCCTTTGATATGTGCCACCCGAAGTGAGGAGTGTTCTGGAACGACATCGCTGCTGCCTTCTTTTACCTCGAATAATTTACAAA AGACTCAACCTTCTGGAACAACTAAGGGTCAGAAAATTGCCTTAGCCTTCGGTTCAAGCCTAGGCTGTGTCTGCCTTTTACTTCTTGGATTTGGTTTCCTTTTTTGGTGGAGGCAACGGCACAACCAGCAAATATTCTTTGATGTTTATG AACAACATCATGAACAACTTTGCCTTGGAAACTTGAGGAGATTTCAGTTTAGAGAACTACAGATTGCTACAAACAACTTCAGCAGCAAGAACCTGATTGGCAAGGGTGGTTTCGGTAATGTTTATAAAGGGTATCTTGAAGATGGTATGGTAGTAGCTGTGAAAAGGCTCAAAGATGGAAATGCCATTGGGGGTGAGGTCCAATTTCAAACTGAAGTTGAGATGATCAGTCTAGCCGTGCACCGGAATCTCCTTCGGCTCTATGGATTTTGTATGACAGCCACGGAGAGGCTTTTGGTTTATCCATACATGTCGAACGGGAGTGTTGCTTTTCGTCTCAAAG CAAAACCAGCCCTGGATTGGGTTACAAGGAAAAGAATTGCCTTGGGAGCTGCAAGGGGTTTGCTATACTTGCATGAGCAGTGTGATCCCAAGATAATTCACAGGGACGTGAAAGCTGCAAATATATTGCTTGATGACTACTGCGAGGCTGTGGTAGGAGATTTTGGACTGGCAAAGCTGTTGGATCACTGCGATTCACACGTGACAACAGCCGTCAGAGGCACCGTGGGTCATATAGCTCCTGAGTATCTCTCCACAGGCCAGTCCTCTGAGAAAACAgatgtttttgggtttgggATTCTTCTGCTGGAATTAATATCTGGCCAAAGAGCTCTAGAGTTTGGGAAAGCAGCAAACCAGAAAGGAGCCATGCTTGACTGG GTGAAGAAAATTCATCAGGAAAAGAAGCTTGACATGCTAGTTGACAAGGACTTGAAAAGCAACTATGATCGAATCGAGCTTGAAGAAATGGCTCAAGTAGCTTTGTTATGTACTCAAAACCTTCCGAGTCACAGACCGAAGATGTCTGAAGTGGTCCGAATGCTCGAAGGAGATGGGCTTGCAGAAAAATGGGAAGCTTCACAGAGAGTTGAATCAACAAGATGCAGAGCCAATGAATTCTCCTCTTCAGAGCGATACTCGGATCTTACTGATGACTCTTCCCTGCTTGCTCAAGCAATGGAGCTCTCTGGACCCCGGTGA